The Methanococcus voltae genome has a window encoding:
- a CDS encoding NAD(P)/FAD-dependent oxidoreductase, whose protein sequence is MKVLVIGTGAAGLTTASTIRKYNSDIEITVLTQENYIAYSPCAIPYVIGKEIKDFKTIVMHEPADYAKKNVEILINSEVVDIKADEKTVLYKKASENSEEETNEIKEIKYDKLVLATGGTPFIPPIEGVNSKGVFKVRTIQDGMDIQNYINENGVKKVVVAGAGAIGMEMAYCLKEIGIDVSVIEMVPQIFPRALDPDMAKIVQDYLEEENASEDAKLNIILEKPVGKIVADDDGAVCGVMVGEETLEAKMVIMSTGVRSNIALAQKAGCKIGKWAVLTNEIMETSVNDIYAVGDCVEVVDAITGEQTLSPFGTTAVRQAKVVGKNIAELENAPVSKPVLNSNVTKIGKLEIAGTGMSEIGAGMNNIEVITTITKSASRARYYPGGKPIYIKLIVKKDDNRVIGCQAIGEERVTERIDAMSIAISKGVTVEELANMEFSYAPPVSMVVDPLFLAAENTVEKIKKEN, encoded by the coding sequence ATGAAAGTTTTAGTAATAGGTACTGGTGCAGCAGGCTTAACAACTGCATCTACAATAAGAAAATACAATTCAGACATTGAAATAACCGTATTAACACAGGAAAACTATATTGCATACTCCCCTTGTGCAATCCCGTACGTTATAGGTAAGGAAATCAAAGATTTTAAAACAATAGTTATGCACGAGCCCGCAGATTATGCGAAGAAAAACGTGGAAATTCTCATCAACTCCGAAGTAGTTGATATTAAAGCTGATGAAAAAACAGTTTTATACAAAAAAGCAAGTGAAAATTCCGAAGAAGAAACTAATGAAATAAAGGAAATAAAATATGACAAATTAGTTCTTGCAACCGGTGGAACTCCATTTATACCACCTATTGAAGGTGTAAACTCCAAAGGTGTATTTAAAGTAAGAACTATCCAAGATGGAATGGACATTCAAAACTACATCAATGAAAACGGTGTTAAAAAAGTAGTTGTAGCTGGAGCGGGTGCTATTGGTATGGAAATGGCATACTGTTTAAAAGAAATTGGCATTGATGTATCTGTTATCGAAATGGTACCTCAAATATTCCCAAGAGCTTTAGACCCAGATATGGCGAAAATTGTTCAAGACTACCTCGAAGAAGAAAATGCTTCTGAAGATGCTAAATTAAACATTATACTTGAAAAACCTGTTGGAAAAATAGTAGCAGATGACGATGGCGCTGTTTGCGGTGTTATGGTTGGCGAAGAAACCCTTGAAGCTAAAATGGTTATTATGTCAACTGGCGTAAGGTCAAATATTGCACTTGCACAAAAAGCAGGTTGTAAAATTGGCAAATGGGCAGTTTTAACAAATGAAATCATGGAAACAAGTGTTAACGATATATACGCAGTGGGTGACTGTGTTGAAGTAGTAGACGCTATTACAGGAGAACAAACACTTTCACCATTTGGAACTACCGCAGTTAGACAAGCGAAAGTAGTTGGTAAAAACATCGCAGAATTAGAAAATGCACCGGTTTCAAAACCTGTTTTAAATAGTAATGTGACCAAAATAGGTAAATTAGAAATTGCAGGAACCGGTATGTCAGAAATTGGGGCCGGTATGAACAACATTGAGGTAATTACCACAATTACCAAATCAGCATCTAGAGCAAGATACTACCCTGGCGGAAAACCAATCTACATTAAATTAATCGTTAAAAAAGATGATAACAGGGTTATTGGTTGCCAAGCAATTGGTGAAGAGCGTGTTACCGAAAGAATCGACGCAATGTCCATTGCTATAAGTAAAGGTGTTACTGTTGAAGAATTGGCAAATATGGAATTTTCATACGCTCCGCCAGTATCAATGGTTGTAGACCCGTTATTCTTAGCAGC